TCACCGTGCAGGTAATGCCCCTCGACTCTCCGCCGCACCCCATGACCGGCGTCCCGGCCCTGCATCTGCTGCGCGTCCCGGCCCCGGAGATCGGCGACCGCGCGGTCCTGGAGAGCCCCGGCGCCAGGGTGGACATCATCGGTGAGCCGGCCGCCGTCATGGATTACCGCATCAGGCTGGACGGCGCCTGCGCGGCCGCCCCGCATCCGGGGTCCCCGCTGCCGGAAGATGGCGACAGAGCGGGAAACCCGTGAAGGCCGGGCTCGTTGTGGTTTCGAACGCCGGATGACGGTCACGCGGACCTACGGAGCCCGGAAACCAAGTGGAATCCAGCAGAGACCGACGGACCGTTCCCTGTGAGAAGGAGTGAGAGTCATGGACAACTGGCGCACGCACGCGGCGTGCCGCGAAGAGGACCCCGACCTGTTCTTCCCCATCGGCAGCACCGGCCCCGCGCTCGTGCAGGCAGAGGAGGCCAAGGCTGTCTGCGGTGCGTGTCCCGTGCGGGAACAGTGCCTGGAGTGGGCCCTGGAGAACGGCCAGGACTCGGGCGTCTGGGGAGGCATGGACGAGAACGAACGCCGTGCCCTGAAGCGCCGCCGCGCCCGGCAGCAGGCCAGGAGCCACGGATGACGCCCCCCGGCGCCGGTCGCCCCGAGAGAAGACGGTGAGCCGTGGACACCTCGGTCTGGCTCGTGGTCGGCGCGGTCGCGGTCCTGCTCATGGCGGGTACCGCCGCCGTTCTGCTGGTCCGCGTGATCCGTGCCAGGAAGCTGCTCGTCGACGCGGGCGTCCCCCTGCACAACAAGGCGCTCGTGTGGGCGGCGGTGATCTACACGGTGTCTCCCGTCGATCTCCTGCCGGATCCCGTCTACCTCGACGACATAGGCTTCCTGCTGCTGGCCCTGCGCTCGCTGCACTCCGCGGCGCACGCGGCCGGCGCGGGCCGGAGGAAGCCGGCCGTGACCGGAACGGAATCCGGCGGCAACCTTTCGGCGACGGGCAGCAACTGAGGGGGCGTAAGCCGTCCCCTGCCAGAAGGTGCCTCTCGTGGAGCCTCTGCTTCCCCACCCCGATACCCGCCCTCGCCGCAGACGCCGTACCACCCGTACCCGCGCACTGGTCGGCGCCCTGGCGGCAGGGCTGCTCGCCGCCGGCGGGCTCGTCGCACTCGGCCCCGTCTCGCAGGCCGCCACCGCACGGCAGGCCGAGGCGCTGGACCGCGGCGTCGTGAGCGTCCACACCGACAGCGGCAACCTCGTCAGCTGGCGCTGGCTGGGCACCGACCCCGACAACGTGTCGTTCAACGTCTACCGGGCCGGCACCAAGGTCAACGCCTCGCCGGTCACCGCCTCGACGAACTACTTCCACTCCGGCGCGCCCGCCACCGCCGACTACACGGTCCGCGCGGTCGTCGACGGGGTGGAACAGGGCGACTCCGTGCACGCGATCCAGTTCCGCGCCGGATACAAGGACGTGCCCATCAGCCCGCCCGCGGGCGGGACGACGCCCGACGGTGTCGCCTACACCTACGAGGCCAACGACGCGTCCGTCGGTGACCTGGACGGTGACGGTGCCCTCGACTTCGTCCTCAAGTGGCAGCCCACCAACGCCAAGGA
The DNA window shown above is from Streptomyces sp. Alt3 and carries:
- a CDS encoding WhiB family transcriptional regulator, whose product is MDNWRTHAACREEDPDLFFPIGSTGPALVQAEEAKAVCGACPVREQCLEWALENGQDSGVWGGMDENERRALKRRRARQQARSHG
- a CDS encoding YkvA family protein, producing the protein MDTSVWLVVGAVAVLLMAGTAAVLLVRVIRARKLLVDAGVPLHNKALVWAAVIYTVSPVDLLPDPVYLDDIGFLLLALRSLHSAAHAAGAGRRKPAVTGTESGGNLSATGSN